In a genomic window of Rhodobacter sp. 24-YEA-8:
- a CDS encoding ABC transporter ATP-binding protein produces the protein MHELEARGLQMKFGGVTAIAGLDLTVEEGEIRGLIGPNGAGKTTFFNACSGRYPVTAGEIRYRGQRISGMKPHQIAAEGLVRTFQHVTLFKQFSVLKNVVAGNYLHARHSYWGSLLRTRKTREAEAGSVARAREILDFVGLGGLVDQQASTLAHGHQKMLGIAIALAAEPKMLLLDEPCAGMNSDESREMIHLVRRIRETGITIMLIEHDMKVVMGLCDRITVLNFGNEIADGTPEAVRANAQVREAYLGSQAHVA, from the coding sequence ATGCATGAATTAGAGGCGCGCGGCCTTCAGATGAAATTCGGCGGTGTCACCGCGATTGCCGGCCTCGATCTGACGGTCGAGGAAGGTGAGATCCGCGGGCTGATCGGCCCGAACGGCGCCGGCAAGACCACGTTTTTCAACGCCTGTTCCGGGCGCTATCCGGTGACGGCAGGGGAAATCCGATACCGGGGCCAGAGGATCAGCGGTATGAAGCCGCATCAGATCGCGGCAGAGGGGCTGGTCAGAACCTTCCAGCATGTCACTCTGTTCAAACAGTTTTCCGTGCTGAAAAACGTGGTCGCCGGGAATTACCTTCATGCGCGCCATTCCTATTGGGGATCGCTGCTCAGAACCCGCAAGACGCGCGAGGCCGAGGCCGGATCGGTCGCCCGCGCGCGTGAAATCCTGGATTTCGTGGGCCTCGGAGGGCTGGTCGATCAACAGGCCTCGACCCTGGCACATGGGCATCAGAAGATGCTCGGCATCGCCATCGCGCTCGCGGCAGAACCGAAAATGCTGCTTCTCGACGAGCCTTGTGCCGGCATGAACAGCGATGAGAGCCGCGAGATGATTCATCTCGTCCGCCGTATCCGCGAGACCGGCATCACCATCATGCTGATCGAACATGACATGAAGGTGGTGATGGGGCTCTGCGACCGCATCACGGTCCTGAACTTCGGCAATGAGATCGCCGACGGCACGCCCGAAGCAGTGCGCGCCAATGCGCAGGTGCGCGAAGCCTATCTGGGGAGCCAGGCCCATGTTGCTTGA
- a CDS encoding branched-chain amino acid ABC transporter permease, with the protein MDKSDIIASPNRLVWGGLLALALAAPALVGFDLYMIHVGITISFNVALATSLWMIWSLGVISFAHAGFMGIGAYASALVLTKLGLSMWYGLWIGAAVSALFAMLIAVPLMRTRAVYFFMASWAVGEVIKRNFAYFKGFFGGWDGIFDIKPPVLDLGFLQIDFANRIAYYYLALFFVSLTVWIIYRMNASRTGTIWWAIHENELLAQHTGINVFRQKVVCFTIACTLVGVTGALYAHYQTYISPKSFDIWKSEFALVHLIVGGLTTVGGPVAGAISLTMVDEALRATGYFRTIFFGVVLIASVLLLPGGLETVPARIRKLFNRNSQK; encoded by the coding sequence ATGGATAAATCTGACATCATCGCCAGCCCGAACCGCCTTGTCTGGGGCGGGCTCCTCGCCCTGGCCCTCGCCGCACCGGCGCTGGTCGGCTTCGACCTCTACATGATCCATGTCGGCATCACGATCAGCTTCAACGTGGCCCTTGCCACGAGCCTCTGGATGATCTGGTCTCTTGGCGTGATCTCTTTCGCCCATGCCGGTTTCATGGGGATCGGCGCCTATGCCTCGGCTCTGGTGCTGACGAAACTGGGGCTTTCGATGTGGTATGGCCTGTGGATCGGCGCCGCGGTCTCTGCCCTTTTCGCCATGCTGATCGCGGTGCCCCTGATGCGGACCCGGGCAGTGTATTTCTTCATGGCCTCCTGGGCGGTGGGCGAGGTGATCAAACGCAACTTCGCCTATTTCAAAGGCTTCTTCGGCGGCTGGGACGGGATCTTCGATATCAAACCGCCGGTCCTTGACCTTGGCTTCCTGCAAATCGACTTTGCGAACCGCATCGCCTATTACTATCTGGCGCTGTTCTTCGTCTCGCTGACGGTCTGGATCATCTACCGCATGAATGCGTCGCGCACCGGCACGATCTGGTGGGCGATCCATGAAAATGAACTGCTGGCGCAACATACCGGCATCAATGTCTTCCGCCAGAAAGTCGTCTGTTTCACCATCGCCTGCACCCTCGTCGGCGTGACCGGCGCGCTTTACGCGCATTACCAGACCTATATCAGCCCCAAAAGTTTCGACATCTGGAAGTCGGAATTCGCGCTGGTGCATCTGATCGTAGGTGGGCTGACCACAGTTGGCGGACCGGTCGCGGGCGCGATCTCACTGACCATGGTCGATGAGGCTTTGCGCGCCACCGGCTATTTCCGCACCATTTTCTTCGGAGTGGTGCTGATCGCCTCGGTCCTGCTGCTCCCGGGCGGGCTTGAAACGGTCCCTGCCCGTATCCGCAAGCTCTTCAACCGCAATTCGCAGAAGTGA
- a CDS encoding branched-chain amino acid ABC transporter permease → MSDFLQMGLTGLSLGLMYALIAIGLTLIFGVMRIIQYAHGEMFMLGAFALYYWHAELGLPYWAGVAFSAGLIFCLGAVLQVVLFKPLQGKNILYSLAVSLGLVLIISGSGQLLFGTTTKGIPSAVSGGMLIGGAYLSYERIVISAVSIGLIIALWAFLRHSVTGFAIRAVAEDPQTAALQGIRTDRVHWIAFGIGSAMAAIAGCMMGTLLSIVPTMGFLATIKAFMIVIMGGLGSVIGALVGGLILGMIDSVITTTISGDIAIILSFVVIFLILVFRPSGLFGQNWD, encoded by the coding sequence ATGAGCGACTTTCTGCAAATGGGCCTGACCGGCCTGAGCCTCGGCCTGATGTATGCGCTGATCGCGATCGGGTTGACGCTGATTTTCGGGGTGATGCGCATCATCCAATATGCGCATGGCGAGATGTTCATGCTGGGCGCCTTTGCCCTGTATTACTGGCATGCAGAGCTGGGCCTGCCCTATTGGGCCGGGGTGGCCTTTTCGGCCGGGCTGATCTTCTGCCTTGGCGCGGTCTTGCAGGTGGTGCTGTTCAAGCCCTTGCAGGGTAAGAACATTCTCTACTCGCTCGCGGTCTCTCTGGGATTGGTTCTGATTATCTCGGGTTCGGGTCAGCTCCTGTTCGGGACCACGACCAAGGGCATCCCTTCCGCTGTTTCGGGTGGCATGCTGATCGGCGGCGCCTATCTGTCCTATGAGCGGATCGTGATCTCGGCGGTCTCCATCGGGCTGATCATCGCGCTCTGGGCCTTCCTGCGCCACTCGGTCACCGGCTTTGCCATCCGCGCCGTGGCCGAAGACCCGCAGACCGCCGCATTGCAGGGGATCCGCACCGACCGTGTCCATTGGATCGCCTTTGGCATCGGTTCGGCCATGGCGGCGATTGCCGGCTGTATGATGGGCACGCTTCTGTCGATCGTGCCGACCATGGGCTTTCTGGCTACGATCAAGGCCTTCATGATCGTGATCATGGGGGGGCTGGGATCGGTGATCGGGGCCCTGGTCGGAGGCCTGATCCTCGGGATGATCGACTCGGTGATCACCACCACCATCTCCGGCGATATCGCGATCATCCTGAGCTTCGTGGTGATCTTCCTGATCCTTGTCTTCCGGCCCTCGGGTCTCTTTGGCCAGAACTGGGACTGA
- a CDS encoding ABC transporter substrate-binding protein, whose product MRKTSPPLLMNRRRLLTTGAVALAAPAILPRSAFSQTHKTIKIGGAVPLSGPVAYWGHSTAQGFTDGAAVINAAGGVMINGEPHMLEVIDYDTKGEVADSRAATLRLVEQDKVKYVYSQAAASTVGMLQVTEPAGVLSIVACWGYLELFGKDYPLHFRAEMSDYEQGFAYLPFMQEKYGKDALKTAAFIGPNDQDGTDCHASYKRLMDYYGITQKSAEFYNWEDTDFYPIVAKTISDRPDFIVTSPSPPGITASIVKAARELGYTGPISSPAASETTTILEVAGEHADGVILPVTNVSPSTDTQKAIEKRFMDRFGTFNALAGNYSWWIYSLKAAWEMAGTAEDTKAVAEALAQVQLDDTYVGHVKWGGEKSFGVARQGIYDCYTTTIDKAVAQVEDVRFPALPDDY is encoded by the coding sequence ATGAGGAAAACCTCTCCGCCACTGCTGATGAATCGCCGCCGCCTGCTGACCACCGGCGCCGTTGCACTGGCTGCACCGGCGATTCTGCCGCGCAGCGCCTTCAGCCAGACCCATAAGACCATAAAAATCGGCGGTGCGGTGCCGCTTTCCGGTCCGGTTGCCTATTGGGGCCACTCGACCGCCCAGGGCTTTACCGACGGGGCCGCCGTGATCAATGCCGCCGGCGGCGTCATGATCAATGGCGAGCCGCATATGCTTGAGGTCATCGACTATGACACCAAGGGCGAGGTCGCCGACAGCCGCGCCGCCACCCTGCGCCTCGTCGAGCAGGACAAGGTGAAATATGTCTACAGCCAGGCTGCGGCCTCGACCGTTGGCATGTTGCAGGTGACCGAACCCGCCGGCGTTTTGTCGATTGTCGCCTGCTGGGGCTATCTTGAGCTTTTCGGCAAGGACTACCCGCTGCATTTCCGCGCCGAGATGTCGGATTATGAACAGGGCTTTGCCTATCTTCCCTTCATGCAGGAAAAATACGGCAAGGACGCGCTGAAGACGGCCGCTTTCATTGGCCCGAATGACCAGGATGGCACCGATTGCCATGCCTCCTACAAGCGGCTGATGGATTATTACGGCATCACCCAGAAATCGGCCGAATTCTACAATTGGGAAGACACCGATTTCTATCCCATCGTTGCGAAGACCATTTCCGACCGGCCCGATTTCATCGTGACCTCGCCCTCGCCCCCCGGCATCACCGCCTCGATCGTCAAGGCGGCGCGCGAGCTGGGCTATACCGGCCCGATCTCGTCACCGGCCGCGTCCGAAACCACGACGATCCTTGAGGTTGCGGGCGAACATGCCGATGGTGTCATCCTGCCGGTAACCAATGTCTCGCCTTCGACCGACACACAGAAAGCCATCGAGAAGCGCTTTATGGACCGCTTCGGGACCTTCAACGCGCTGGCAGGCAACTATTCCTGGTGGATCTATTCGCTGAAAGCGGCCTGGGAGATGGCGGGCACCGCCGAAGACACCAAAGCGGTGGCCGAGGCGCTGGCGCAGGTACAGCTGGATGACACCTATGTCGGCCATGTGAAATGGGGCGGCGAGAAGTCTTTCGGCGTGGCGCGCCAGGGCATTTACGACTGTTACACCACCACCATCGACAAAGCTGTGGCCCAGGTCGAAGACGTGCGTTTCCCCGCCCTTCCCGACGATTACTGA
- a CDS encoding D-aminopeptidase: MTSTSPLPLAKALDLLPRRFAGPGGIAVVLQDGREVAARAWGYASLERHQPMTRATRLPICSISKQFTCGAMLAEFGAPEALDALLPDLLPALEGPRPLVRQMCHNQSGLRDYWAMTVVEGATAEQVFPETEAVPMVAAIRQGHFAPGTGYSYCNCNFRLLPDLIRKANGRALIDLYHQHIWGPAGMKTATLTSDTRQPEDGVTGYEGTDSTGFFPADNGIFWVGDAGISASLDDMLAYEAWIDATRDDENGIYRRLSAPVAFSDGNPALYSFGLVHETLGGVALTGHGGALRGFRAQRFHAAEARISVVVMFNHEASAHDAALFLMRAALGQAEPAPLPVEPGWESQWLCPETGLIARLEPADTAVKLHFATGPETLYQAAPGVLASDEVRLERRGDRLHMRRLRDNIDTLLVPLAPCETADGAAIAGLYHCAETGSALRLEAQDGAVFALFSGRLGAGRMEPVLAAGPDTWLIRTRRAMDAPAPGDWTLQVRRDATGRVTGLGLGCWLARGLDYVRHD, translated from the coding sequence ATGACCAGCACCTCTCCCCTCCCGCTTGCAAAAGCCCTCGATCTGCTGCCGCGCCGTTTTGCCGGGCCGGGAGGCATTGCGGTTGTGTTGCAGGACGGGCGCGAGGTGGCCGCGCGGGCCTGGGGATATGCCAGCCTGGAACGCCATCAGCCGATGACGCGGGCGACACGCCTGCCGATCTGTTCGATCTCGAAACAGTTTACCTGCGGCGCGATGCTCGCGGAATTCGGGGCGCCCGAGGCGCTCGATGCCTTGCTGCCTGACCTGCTGCCAGCGCTGGAAGGCCCGCGCCCGCTGGTCCGCCAGATGTGTCACAACCAGTCGGGGCTGCGCGATTACTGGGCGATGACGGTGGTCGAGGGCGCGACTGCCGAGCAGGTCTTCCCGGAAACCGAGGCAGTGCCGATGGTCGCCGCGATCCGCCAGGGCCATTTCGCGCCCGGCACAGGCTATTCCTATTGCAACTGCAATTTCCGCCTCTTGCCCGATCTGATCCGCAAGGCGAATGGCCGCGCGCTGATCGATCTTTACCACCAGCATATCTGGGGGCCGGCGGGGATGAAGACCGCGACGCTGACCTCTGACACGAGGCAGCCCGAAGACGGTGTCACCGGCTATGAAGGCACTGATTCGACCGGTTTTTTCCCTGCGGATAACGGAATTTTCTGGGTGGGGGATGCCGGGATCTCGGCTTCGCTTGACGATATGCTGGCCTATGAGGCCTGGATCGACGCCACGCGCGACGACGAAAACGGCATCTATCGCCGCCTTTCGGCGCCGGTCGCGTTCAGCGATGGCAATCCGGCGCTTTACAGCTTTGGCCTTGTGCATGAGACGCTTGGCGGCGTGGCGCTGACCGGTCATGGCGGTGCGCTCCGGGGCTTTCGGGCACAGCGCTTCCATGCGGCTGAGGCGCGGATCTCGGTGGTGGTGATGTTCAACCACGAGGCCTCGGCCCATGATGCGGCGCTCTTTCTGATGCGTGCGGCGCTTGGCCAGGCAGAACCTGCGCCGCTGCCGGTTGAGCCCGGCTGGGAGAGCCAGTGGCTTTGCCCCGAGACCGGGCTGATCGCGCGGCTGGAACCTGCGGATACGGCTGTTAAGCTGCATTTCGCCACCGGACCCGAGACCCTGTACCAGGCCGCGCCAGGCGTTCTTGCCTCGGATGAGGTGCGGCTGGAACGTCGGGGCGACCGGCTGCATATGCGCCGCCTGCGCGACAATATCGACACTCTGCTGGTGCCGCTTGCGCCGTGTGAAACGGCCGATGGTGCCGCGATTGCCGGTCTTTATCATTGCGCCGAGACCGGCAGCGCGCTGCGGCTCGAGGCGCAGGACGGGGCAGTCTTTGCCCTCTTTTCCGGAAGGCTTGGCGCGGGGCGGATGGAGCCGGTTCTGGCCGCCGGCCCCGATACCTGGCTTATCCGCACTAGGCGCGCGATGGATGCGCCGGCGCCGGGCGACTGGACGCTTCAGGTCAGGCGCGACGCTACGGGTCGGGTGACGGGCCTTGGCCTTGGCTGCTGGCTGGCGCGGGGGCTCGATTATGTCCGCCATGACTGA
- a CDS encoding proline iminopeptidase-family hydrolase, which translates to MYTSAKITEGFAAFGPCKTWYRIAGDLGSDLPPLIVAHGGPGCTWDYVESFAAIAETGRAVIHYDQIGNGNSTRLPEKGADFWTVDLFLDELRNLIAHLGLSRYHLLGQSWGGMLGAEFGVTQPPGLVSLILADSPASMPIWISETARLRADLPADIRAVLDLHEAAGTTDHADYARATKAFNARHVCRLDPAPDEVQRTNRAMEADAHVYNLMIGPNEFHITGTLKDWDVSDRVHRITVPVLLISGAYDEATPATIQPFAENIPDTRWHIFPNASHMPHVEEFDACITLVAAFLTECDAAR; encoded by the coding sequence ATGTATACAAGCGCAAAAATCACCGAAGGCTTCGCTGCTTTCGGGCCCTGTAAAACCTGGTATCGCATCGCCGGTGACCTTGGGTCAGACCTGCCGCCGCTGATCGTGGCGCATGGCGGACCGGGCTGTACCTGGGATTATGTCGAAAGCTTTGCAGCGATCGCCGAAACCGGGCGCGCGGTCATCCATTATGACCAGATCGGCAATGGCAATTCGACGCGGCTGCCGGAAAAAGGCGCCGATTTCTGGACGGTCGATCTGTTCCTGGATGAACTGAGAAACCTGATCGCCCATCTCGGGCTTTCGCGCTATCACCTGCTTGGCCAGTCCTGGGGCGGGATGCTGGGCGCCGAATTTGGCGTGACGCAGCCCCCTGGCCTTGTGTCGCTGATCCTTGCCGACAGCCCGGCCTCGATGCCCATTTGGATCAGCGAGACCGCCCGGCTGCGTGCGGATCTGCCGGCTGATATCCGGGCGGTTCTTGACCTGCACGAGGCCGCAGGCACCACCGATCACGCCGATTATGCCCGGGCGACAAAAGCCTTCAACGCCCGCCATGTCTGTCGTCTCGACCCCGCGCCTGATGAGGTGCAGCGCACCAATCGCGCGATGGAGGCAGATGCGCATGTCTATAATCTGATGATCGGCCCGAACGAATTCCACATCACCGGCACCCTGAAAGACTGGGATGTCAGCGACCGGGTCCACAGGATCACCGTGCCGGTGCTTCTCATTTCCGGGGCATATGACGAGGCCACCCCGGCGACGATTCAACCCTTCGCCGAGAATATTCCCGATACCCGCTGGCATATCTTCCCGAATGCGAGCCATATGCCGCATGTCGAGGAATTCGACGCCTGTATAACTCTGGTCGCTGCCTTCCTTACCGAATGCGACGCCGCCCGCTGA
- a CDS encoding ABC transporter substrate-binding protein: MSESLSLMSRMRGRILCGTAALALGAAMPAFADESHYGGTLKLLGVSSEGTLDPMINYTARYWPLFIWTHDGLMAFKKVNGPESAEVVPDLAEDMPVLSNDGKTYTFKLRQGIKFSNGKDLTVEDVVASFQRIFKVSSPTSGSFYNGIVGADKCLAEAATCTLEGGVIGDAATNTITINLVAPDAEFLYKIAVPHASIVPADTIMKDAGNEPIPGTGSYAFESYDPNASLIMVRNPHFQEWSKEAQPKGYVDRIEYTFGGTEEAAVNAILNGQADFMYEPVPTDRLAELSVSHPDQLRVSPLVAWWYAPLNVNIAPFNSLEARQAINYAVDRDALVSIFGGPALATPVCTILPPDMPGHVDRCDYTADPGEFWSAPDMDKALELVEASGTKGQKVTVVTDDSVTSRGVGTYLQTVLTDLGYDATVQSISGDIQFTYIQNTNNNVQISVTQWYQDYPAPSNFLNVLFGCDSFTPGSDSSVNMSGICDKGLDDRMKAAMALGSTDHEAALKEWGDIDYDFMKLAPAIPMFTPKDVDLISSRVGNYEFTSQFHWLVGTAWVQ; the protein is encoded by the coding sequence ATGAGTGAATCGCTGTCTCTGATGTCGCGGATGCGCGGACGGATTTTGTGTGGCACGGCGGCGCTGGCGCTTGGCGCTGCGATGCCGGCTTTCGCCGATGAGAGCCATTACGGTGGCACGCTCAAGCTTCTCGGCGTTTCGTCCGAGGGCACCCTTGACCCGATGATCAACTATACCGCGCGCTACTGGCCGCTGTTCATCTGGACCCATGATGGTCTGATGGCGTTCAAAAAGGTCAACGGGCCGGAAAGCGCCGAAGTGGTGCCGGATCTGGCCGAGGACATGCCGGTGCTGTCGAATGACGGCAAGACCTACACGTTCAAGCTGCGCCAGGGGATCAAATTCTCGAATGGCAAAGATCTGACGGTCGAAGACGTCGTGGCCTCGTTCCAGCGTATCTTCAAGGTTTCAAGCCCGACCTCGGGCAGCTTCTATAATGGCATCGTCGGCGCCGATAAATGTCTGGCCGAGGCTGCGACCTGTACGCTGGAAGGCGGCGTGATCGGGGATGCTGCGACCAACACCATCACCATCAATCTCGTCGCCCCGGATGCCGAGTTCCTTTACAAGATCGCCGTGCCGCATGCCTCGATCGTGCCCGCCGACACGATCATGAAAGATGCCGGCAATGAGCCGATCCCCGGCACCGGTTCTTATGCGTTCGAAAGCTATGACCCGAACGCCTCGCTGATCATGGTGCGCAATCCGCATTTCCAGGAATGGAGCAAAGAGGCCCAGCCCAAGGGCTATGTTGACCGGATCGAATATACGTTCGGCGGCACCGAAGAGGCTGCGGTCAACGCGATCCTGAACGGCCAGGCCGATTTCATGTATGAGCCGGTCCCGACCGACCGTCTGGCGGAACTCAGCGTGTCGCATCCCGATCAGCTGCGCGTCTCGCCGCTGGTGGCCTGGTGGTATGCGCCGCTGAACGTCAATATCGCGCCTTTCAACAGCCTCGAAGCCCGTCAGGCGATCAACTACGCCGTTGACCGCGATGCGCTGGTCTCGATCTTCGGCGGCCCGGCACTGGCGACCCCCGTCTGCACCATCCTGCCGCCGGATATGCCCGGCCATGTCGACCGCTGTGACTATACCGCCGATCCGGGCGAATTCTGGTCCGCCCCCGATATGGACAAAGCGCTTGAGCTGGTCGAGGCTTCGGGCACCAAGGGTCAGAAAGTCACCGTGGTGACCGACGATTCCGTGACCTCGCGCGGTGTTGGCACCTATCTGCAGACCGTGCTGACCGACCTTGGCTATGACGCCACCGTGCAGTCGATCTCGGGCGATATCCAGTTCACCTATATCCAGAACACCAATAACAACGTTCAGATCTCGGTGACGCAATGGTATCAGGATTACCCGGCGCCCTCGAACTTCCTGAATGTTCTCTTTGGCTGTGACAGCTTTACGCCGGGTTCGGACAGCTCGGTCAATATGTCGGGGATCTGCGACAAGGGCCTTGATGACCGTATGAAAGCGGCGATGGCGCTTGGTTCGACCGATCACGAGGCCGCTCTGAAGGAGTGGGGCGATATCGACTATGACTTCATGAAGCTCGCTCCGGCGATCCCGATGTTCACCCCGAAAGATGTCGACCTGATCTCGAGCCGCGTTGGCAATTACGAGTTCACCAGCCAGTTCCATTGGCTGGTCGGCACCGCCTGGGTTCAGTGA